Proteins from a genomic interval of candidate division KSB1 bacterium:
- a CDS encoding TIGR00730 family Rossman fold protein, giving the protein MPRTICVYCSSSEALSSSFFHAAAEFGALLAQRGDTLIYGGGRIGLMGAVARAVHQHGGKVIGVIPQSLQDKEVGYNNADELIITKDLRDRKAIMEARADAFVALPDGFGTLEEIFEILTLKQLQMHTKPIVLVNTNRFYDHFVRLCEHIYEERFAKPDSRQLYHLAPDPASVFSYLETYRAPKLQNKWF; this is encoded by the coding sequence ATGCCCAGGACGATTTGCGTCTATTGTTCATCGAGCGAGGCGCTGTCCTCTTCTTTCTTTCATGCGGCGGCCGAATTTGGCGCTTTGCTGGCGCAGCGCGGCGACACACTGATTTACGGCGGCGGCCGGATCGGGTTGATGGGCGCGGTGGCGCGGGCGGTGCACCAACATGGCGGCAAGGTGATCGGCGTCATTCCCCAATCGCTGCAAGACAAAGAAGTTGGTTACAACAACGCTGACGAGCTGATTATCACCAAAGATTTGCGCGACCGCAAGGCCATCATGGAAGCGCGCGCCGACGCCTTTGTGGCGCTTCCCGACGGCTTCGGGACGCTCGAGGAAATTTTTGAAATTCTCACGCTCAAACAATTGCAAATGCACACCAAGCCCATCGTGCTCGTAAATACCAATCGCTTCTACGATCATTTCGTCCGGCTGTGCGAGCACATTTATGAAGAACGCTTCGCCAAGCCGGATTCGCGCCAGCTTTATCACCTCGCGCCGGATCCGGCGAGTGTTTTCTCTTATCTGGAAACCTATCGAGCGCCGAAATTGCAGAACAAGTGGTTTTGA
- a CDS encoding dipeptidase, whose product MKWFHPALLFLICGAWACEQPPPPPKTLTDAELREKANKLAHEFIIVDTHVDVPYRLGEKMADISQRTADGDFDYVRAKAGGLDAPFMSIYVPAVYEEKGGAKKLADSLIDMVEKFAKDWPDKFAVAKSVADVQAQFARGLISLPMGMENGSPIEGRLENLRHFYARGIRYITLAHSKSNHISDSSYDPNRRWKGLSPFGKQVVAEMNRLGIMIDVSHVSDSTFYQVLRLSQAPVMASHSSCRHFTPGWERNMDDEMIKALAKNGGVIHINFGSSFLSDSIRRAEEKMWQFIQKNKINPHSEAGKSALQKFRIENKIGYADISDVIAHIDHVVKLVGVDHVGFGSDFDGVGDTLPTGLKSVADYPNLIYELLKKGYADEDIRKICSGNLLRVWSKVEQVAQQLQANPG is encoded by the coding sequence ATGAAATGGTTTCACCCAGCGTTGTTGTTTCTCATTTGCGGGGCTTGGGCTTGTGAACAACCACCACCACCACCCAAAACGTTAACCGACGCCGAGCTGCGCGAAAAAGCCAATAAGCTGGCGCATGAATTTATCATCGTCGACACGCACGTCGACGTGCCGTACCGCCTGGGCGAGAAGATGGCGGATATTTCGCAACGCACGGCGGACGGCGATTTTGACTACGTGCGCGCCAAAGCCGGCGGCCTCGACGCGCCGTTCATGTCGATCTACGTTCCGGCGGTATACGAAGAAAAAGGCGGCGCCAAGAAGCTGGCGGACAGCCTGATTGACATGGTGGAAAAATTTGCAAAAGATTGGCCGGATAAATTCGCGGTCGCCAAATCCGTCGCGGACGTGCAGGCGCAGTTTGCCCGGGGACTCATCTCGCTGCCGATGGGCATGGAAAACGGCTCGCCCATTGAAGGCAGGCTGGAGAACCTGCGGCATTTTTACGCGCGCGGCATTCGTTACATCACGCTGGCACATTCCAAAAGCAATCACATTTCCGATTCGTCTTACGATCCCAACCGCCGCTGGAAGGGCTTGAGTCCCTTCGGCAAACAAGTCGTGGCGGAGATGAATCGTCTCGGCATCATGATCGACGTTTCGCACGTTTCAGATTCGACGTTTTATCAAGTGCTGCGCCTCTCGCAGGCGCCGGTGATGGCGTCGCATTCGTCCTGCCGTCATTTCACGCCGGGCTGGGAGCGCAACATGGACGATGAGATGATCAAAGCGCTGGCGAAAAACGGCGGCGTCATTCACATCAATTTCGGCTCTTCATTTTTGAGCGACTCGATTCGCCGCGCCGAAGAAAAAATGTGGCAGTTCATTCAGAAAAACAAAATCAATCCCCACAGCGAGGCGGGAAAATCGGCCTTGCAGAAATTCCGGATCGAGAACAAGATCGGTTACGCCGATATTTCCGACGTCATTGCGCATATCGATCACGTGGTGAAATTGGTTGGCGTCGATCACGTTGGTTTCGGCTCGGATTTTGACGGCGTCGGCGACACGCTGCCAACCGGCTTGAAGAGCGTGGCGGATTATCCCAACCTCATTTACGAGCTGCTGAAAAAAGGCTATGCGGATGAAGATATCCGCAAGATTTGCTCGGGGAATTTGTTGCGGGTGTGGTCAAAAGTGGAGCAAGTGGCGCAGCAGCTTCAGGCCAACCCAGGTTGA
- a CDS encoding zinc-binding dehydrogenase codes for MSISISSTMRALEVRALDGKLENLALIEKPVPSPGAGEVLVRIAASPINPSDLMFLRGMYVKKKLPVIPGFEASGTVVASGGGLMARALIGRRVACAAPYNGDGTWAEYMVTSAKFCIPLRKNISLEQGASLIVNPLTAWALMEIAQAGRHRAVAQTAAASALGKMILRLGQRLGIPAINIVRRQEQVELLQALGATYVLNSSDANFDDDLKKLCQDLRVSLAFDAVAGEMAGRVLSAMPKQGRLIIYGGLSEQPCRFDPRGFIFEDKHVDGFWLSTWLQHKNPLSRMRMAMQAQKFLAGDLKTEVRARLPLEEAIDGLRQYAGDMSGGKILLAPSDHF; via the coding sequence ATGTCGATTTCCATTTCATCCACCATGCGGGCGCTGGAGGTTCGCGCCTTGGACGGCAAGCTCGAAAATCTCGCGCTGATCGAGAAGCCGGTGCCGTCTCCCGGCGCGGGAGAGGTGCTGGTGCGTATCGCCGCCTCGCCGATCAATCCGTCCGATCTGATGTTTCTGCGCGGCATGTACGTCAAGAAAAAGCTGCCGGTTATTCCCGGCTTCGAGGCCAGCGGTACGGTGGTGGCCTCCGGCGGCGGCTTGATGGCGCGCGCGTTAATCGGCCGGCGCGTGGCTTGCGCCGCGCCGTACAACGGCGATGGCACCTGGGCGGAGTACATGGTCACTTCCGCCAAATTCTGCATTCCGCTGCGCAAAAACATTTCACTCGAACAGGGCGCCAGTTTGATCGTCAATCCGCTGACCGCGTGGGCGTTGATGGAGATCGCCCAAGCCGGCCGCCATCGCGCGGTCGCGCAAACCGCTGCGGCGAGCGCCTTGGGAAAAATGATTCTCCGCCTCGGCCAGCGGCTCGGCATTCCCGCTATCAACATCGTGCGCCGCCAGGAGCAGGTCGAACTGCTGCAAGCGCTCGGCGCGACATACGTGCTTAACAGCAGCGACGCCAATTTTGACGACGACCTCAAGAAACTTTGCCAGGATTTGCGCGTGTCGCTGGCCTTCGACGCCGTGGCGGGTGAGATGGCCGGGCGCGTTCTCAGCGCGATGCCGAAACAAGGGCGCCTCATCATTTACGGCGGCCTTTCGGAGCAGCCCTGCCGTTTCGATCCGCGCGGCTTTATTTTTGAAGACAAACACGTCGACGGCTTCTGGCTTTCGACCTGGCTGCAACATAAAAATCCGCTCAGCCGGATGCGAATGGCGATGCAAGCGCAAAAATTTCTTGCCGGCGATTTGAAAACCGAAGTGCGCGCACGATTGCCGCTGGAGGAGGCGATAGATGGCCTGCGGCAATATGCCGGCGACATGAGCGGCGGAAAAATTCTGCTTGCTCCGAGCGACCATTTTTGA
- the rpsT gene encoding 30S ribosomal protein S20, with amino-acid sequence MATHQSAIKRNRQAKRRALRNKQYRSKMRTMIKKVLAATDRQAVENDFKKTVSLLDKLVTRGVIHQNNAANQKSRLSKFFNSLPAAATT; translated from the coding sequence ATGGCGACTCATCAATCAGCAATCAAGCGCAATCGGCAGGCCAAGCGGCGGGCGCTGCGAAACAAGCAATATCGCTCGAAGATGCGGACGATGATCAAAAAAGTTTTGGCGGCAACCGACCGGCAAGCTGTCGAGAATGATTTTAAAAAAACCGTTTCCCTGCTCGACAAGCTGGTTACCCGCGGTGTGATTCACCAAAATAACGCGGCGAACCAAAAGTCGCGGCTGTCGAAATTTTTCAACAGCCTGCCGGCCGCGGCCACGACTTAG